The Eriocheir sinensis breed Jianghai 21 chromosome 49, ASM2467909v1, whole genome shotgun sequence genome has a segment encoding these proteins:
- the LOC126981827 gene encoding tachykinins-like: MARMWVYVAVVVLGVAAAAAAAGGGGQGGEGGEEGPRPRRAPSGFLGMRGKKEAPSSPMQAGPAPSDDMMPGLYQLDMPLRGKKTPSGFLGMRGKKSEDEEDDMDEEEEEAVYGRPALDSDFNFLLKRAPSGFLGMRGKKAPSGFLGMRGKKAGFEGYMPPSAQASPRQALLSLLQGQGLGDAAPLDDDYYYYMPEAWRSMGTHKRAPSGFLGMRGKKGAAYQEKRAPSGFLGMRG, translated from the exons ATGGCGCGTATGTGGGTgtatgtggcggtggtggtgctgggcgtggcggcggcggcggcggcggcgggtggcgGCGGACAGGGGGGcgagggcggggaggaaggcccccgcccccgccgcgcCCCCTCCGGCTTCTTGGGCATGAGGGGCAAGAAGGAGGCCCCCTCATCCCCCATGCAGGCCGGCCCCGCCCCCTCCGATGATATGATGCCCGGCTTGTACCAGCTGGACATGCCTCTGCgcg GTAAGAAGACGCCCTCTGGATTCCTGGGCATGCgggggaagaagagtgaggacgaggaagacgatatggacgaggaagaggaggaggctgtataTGGACGCCCCGCCCTCGACTCAGACTTCAACTTCCTCCTCAAACGTGCTCCCTCCGGCTTCCTGGGCATGAGGGGCAAGAAAGCGCCTTcag GTTTCCTCGGCATGCGGGGTAAGAAGGCCGGCTTCGAGGGGTACATGCCACCCTCCGCCCAAGCCTCCCCCCGCCAggccctgctctccctcctccaggGGCAGGGGCTGGGGGACGCCGCCCCCCTcgacgacgactactactactacatgccT GAGGCGTGGCGCAGCATGGGCACACACAAGCGGGCACCCTCGGGCTTTTTGGGCATGAGGGGCAAGAAGGGCGCTGCCTACCAGGAAAAGCGGGCACCCTCTGGCTTCCTCGGCATGCGCggctga